In Rhodanobacter denitrificans, the sequence CCCTGCAGGTGACTTTCATCGCGCCGGTGCCGGCCGGCAGCGTGGCCATCCGCGCGCGGCTGCTGCGCGCAGGGCGCAGCGTCATCCAGGTCGAGGCCAGCCTGTGCGACGGCGAACAGACGCTGTGCCGGCTGCTCGGCGTATTCGGCAGCGCGCGTCCCTCGACGCTGGACTTCCAGCCCGAACAACCGCCCGTCGCGGCCACGACGCCGCAGGAACTGCATTACGTCGAAGGCCGCATGCCCTCCTTCACCCAGCACTTCCGCGCCCGCTGGCTGCGCGGCGACCTGCCGTTCAGCGGCGGCCGCCAGCGCGACAGCGTGCTGCAGCTTTCCCTGCGCGACGACGGCCCCGTCGACGAAACCCACGTGCTCGCCTTCGCCGACTTCATCCCGCCGATCGCCCTGTCGATGTTCGCCGCGCCCACCCCCGGCAGCTCGCTCACCTGGATGCTCGAACTGCTGCGCGACCGCTACGACGACCTCGGCCTGGACGACTGGCGCGTCGACGCCGAACTGATCGCCGCCCGCGACGGCTACACCAACCAGAGCGTGATGCTGTGGGGGCCGGGTGGGGAACCGGTGGCCTTGAGCAGGCAGAGTATGGTGGTGTTTGGGTGAGGCGGGGGTCTTTCGTGTACGGCGTTCGCGTCGTGGTCATGCGCGTGGAAACACGGCGGGGATTAGACGGCGGGATTAGGCTGCACCAAGCGCAGCAAGTTGTTGGTCTGTGCAGGCCTGAGCTCTGTCGTGTATGGCGACGAGCACGGGATAGGCTGCAGGGTTACACTTCGTTTTGAAATTTACATAGCGTTGGGCGGCTTTGAAGGGACATTGCGATGGTTGGGTCCGTGAAGCGAAAGAAGGAGCTTTCTGCCTTTCTTCAGTTTGTAGAAATCGCTCAAGTCGATGCCGACACCTCATCCATTCGGCAACTCGAACCTCCTAATCCAGACATCATCTGCAGAGTCTCAGGCGGTGACCGCGGCTTCGAGTTGACTGCTCTAACAGACCCAGTCATTGAGCGGAAATTTGGCACAGGGAAGTTTCACTACTCTAACTATCGGATTGATATCAACGATGCTGTCGAGTGCATCGCGCGTAAAAAGCACAAGGTCTACGCTCTACCGCGCGTCGAACTAATTGTTCATGAGGGATCTACACCCATCGACGACCTGTGGCAATGGGATCAGTCGCAGCTCGATGCGGCGATTCAATTGGCAACGGACAAGTCCAACTTCTCAAGGGTATGGCTCGTC encodes:
- a CDS encoding acyl-CoA thioesterase encodes the protein MRFSEAMQAVTRHGDGWQATVSEDWLQGRSAFGGLQAALALRAMRELVPTEMLLRTLQVTFIAPVPAGSVAIRARLLRAGRSVIQVEASLCDGEQTLCRLLGVFGSARPSTLDFQPEQPPVAATTPQELHYVEGRMPSFTQHFRARWLRGDLPFSGGRQRDSVLQLSLRDDGPVDETHVLAFADFIPPIALSMFAAPTPGSSLTWMLELLRDRYDDLGLDDWRVDAELIAARDGYTNQSVMLWGPGGEPVALSRQSMVVFG